The proteins below are encoded in one region of Coffea arabica cultivar ET-39 chromosome 4c, Coffea Arabica ET-39 HiFi, whole genome shotgun sequence:
- the LOC113739420 gene encoding protein LATERAL BRANCHING OXIDOREDUCTASE 1-like, with protein sequence MASSTTPTIDLEPFLRDGDEDAKKKATEEIRQACSEFGFFQVVNHGVPLDLMARAIDLSMEFFNNPMEEKKKSLLKPGLSPPPGYVNFQDFSNDGNEHFLILSPSSGLNIYPENPPEFGNALEEIFPNLVELSWLMERIVSISLGLAPNFLTEYNNDDRSCDFLKAVHYFPIEKADQINGTPAHKDANCLTFIFQNEVGGLEVLKNEQWIPILPAKGAIVVNIGDVIQVLSNDKFKSASHRVIRQKGKSRCSIVFFDNLHGDKWIEPLPKFTTEIGESPKYRGFMYKEYLQLRVKNKLDPPARPEDDINITHYSISTQDQGN encoded by the exons ATGGCTAGCTCAACTACTCCCACAATTGATCTTGAACCCTTCCTGagagatggagatgaagatgcCAAGAAAAAGGCAACGGAGGAAATAAGACAAGCTTGTTCAGAATTTGGCTTCTTCCAAGTAGTGAACCATGGGGTGCCCTTGGATCTAATGGCTAGAGCCATTGACCTGTCCATGGAGTTCTTCAACAATCCAATGGAGGAGAAAAAGAAATCTCTGCTGAAGCCTGGCCTATCACCACCGCCTGGTTATGTCAACTTTCAAGACTTCTCCAATGACGGGAATGAACATTTTTTGATTCTATCTCCAAGTTCAGGCCTTAATATCTATCCTGAAAATCCTCCTGAATTCGG AAATGCACTGGAGGAAATTTTTCCTAACTTGGTCGAATTGTCGTGGTTGATGGAGAGGATTGTAAGCATATCCTTGGGCCTTGCTCCTAACTTCCTCACAGAATACAACAATGATGATAGGAGCTGTGACTTCTTAAAGGCAGTTCATTACTTCCCTATTGAGAAAGCTGATCAGATTAATGGAACACCAGCACATAAAGATGCCAACTGCCTCACTTTCATTTTCCAGAATGAAGTTGGAGGCCTGGAAGTACTAAAAAATGAGCAGTGGATTCCAATACTACCTGCAAAAGGTGCCATAGTGGTCAATATAGGTGATGTGATTCAG GTATTAAGCAATGACAAGTTTAAGAGTGCGAGTCATAGGGTAATCAGGCAGAAAGGAAAAAGTCGTTGCTCCATCGTATTTTTTGATAATTTACATGGAGACAAATGGATTGAGCCACTGCCAAAATTTACTACAGAGATTGGAGAATCTCCCAAATATAGAGGATTTATGTACAAGGAATACCTGCAACTGAGAGTAAAGAACAAGTTAGATCCACCAGCCAGACCCGAAGATGACATAAATATTACCCATTACTCAATCTCCACTCAGGATCAAGGCAATTGA